The region AATCCAAATTCATAAAAGCATTTAACGAAGCTAAGGCAAGAGTAGGTTTAAAGGATGAGGAAGGGGTGATGTTGGTAGTAGAGAGTGAGAGTATTTTGTTTATGAGCGAACAGGGTAGAAATTTTTTAAAAGACATAGAAATTTGTAAGCTTGACCCGTATGATGACCAGACAGGTAAGGTTATTAAAGAATGGAATATTCATGCTACTATTGGTTACGGACACTTGATTTCAGAAAAAGAATGGAGTCAATATGAAAAAGGTATAACCAGAGAACAAGCCGGTGAACTTTTTGATAATGATTTGTTAAAGTATGAAGATGCAGTAGTAGTTTCAATAAAAAAATATGTGACCCAAAATCAATTTGATGCTCTTGTTATTTTTTGTTATAACATAGGTGTTAATGGATTTAAAAATTCGTCAGTTGTTAAAATCATAAATGGACAAAAAAGTAATTATAGTTCTTTGGAAGATGCATGGAAGGCTTGGGGTAAATCAAACGGAAAACAAAATAAAGGATTGGAAAATCGTAGAAATGCTGAATATAAAATTTATTCGGAAGGGAAGTATGAGAGATGGTAGTTTTTAAATATTTTATCTATATTATTTTTATCGCAACAAGTTTAGTGGCGGCAGAAGCGCAATATTATTACTATGATAATGAAAAATTTTTGATTGCCATCCCAATGTTTAATTGTGAAGGAGATGTTATATGTAAAAATACGGGATATTTTGGGCTTGCCAAAAATAATCACAAGTTTTTAAGTATCCTAATGAAGCCTGAGATTATTATAAATACTGTTA is a window of Campylobacter sp. CCUG 57310 DNA encoding:
- a CDS encoding lysozyme — its product is MMKVISYKLSNLHVRDTKNKQSLQNKYQIYLDNANNQTTPLSSTSNITAYYGINLIDTLNKSKFIKAFNEAKARVGLKDEEGVMLVVESESILFMSEQGRNFLKDIEICKLDPYDDQTGKVIKEWNIHATIGYGHLISEKEWSQYEKGITREQAGELFDNDLLKYEDAVVVSIKKYVTQNQFDALVIFCYNIGVNGFKNSSVVKIINGQKSNYSSLEDAWKAWGKSNGKQNKGLENRRNAEYKIYSEGKYERW